A single region of the Lycium barbarum isolate Lr01 chromosome 2, ASM1917538v2, whole genome shotgun sequence genome encodes:
- the LOC132626037 gene encoding DNA (cytosine-5)-methyltransferase CMT3-like isoform X1: protein MPSKRKASSKSPDSLNKKNKRKAFSTPKTKLNQHVVVENTDPLFVNEATVTASRVECNDNNIIVEKSDPVVVECVDDDEFIEEEVEESVCESSNDELLAQNKVRRAVQANEEQECAFSGEAVTEAEAKQQYPHRYLNKDKVKSNGAAMSLNCQDDSDQLIQAKSHFTQALVDSQLYKLGDDAYVKAADGEDDYICKVVEFFQAVDGTKYFTAQWFYRAKDTVIKALDQFIDNKRVFLSEVKDDNPLDCLVKKIKIVPISSNVSLQLKESLRSESDYYYDMKYLLSYSSFISLPTDVSSPDSESDSTISSDSDIAGVNERKQEKKLLDLYSGCGGMSTGLCLGADICDVKLVTKWAVDLNRYACDSLKVNHPETEVRNEAASDFLLLLKEWEQLCASCSLLKSNTPPHPLLKVEDEEDDNDGGDEDEGSGDEEEGEIFEVQEILEVCYGDPKEIKKPGLYFKVRWKGYGADEDTWEPIEGLVGCQKKIKEFVTKGFKTSVLPLPGEVDVVCGGPPCQGISGFNRFRDKQNPLQDPKNKQLEVFMGIVEYLRPRFVLMENVVDLVRFAGGFLGRYALSRLVGMNYQARMGMMVAGVYGLPQFRMRVFMWGALHSEKLPQYPLPTHNVVARGLTPTEFELNAVAYEEGMKVKLKKELFLEDALSDLPPVENNESRDEMPYTDEPKSDFQRFIRSRRDGTLGTALYDHRPLQLNEDDYQRVCQIPKRKGANFRDLPGVRVRAVNIVEWDPNVERVKLTSGKPLVPDYAMTFVRGTSSKPFGRLWWDEIVSTVVTRAQPHNQAVLHPLQDRVLTIRENARLQGFPDYYKLTGPIKERYIQVGNAVAVPVARALGYSLALALKGLSVEEPLLSLPANFPCLEELISNEESLDKL, encoded by the exons ATGCCGAGCAAACGGAAAGCTTCATCCAAGTCACCGGATTCATTAAATAAGAAGAACAAACGTAAAGCTTTTTCTACTCCAAAAACGAAGTTAAATCAACATGTAGTAGTCGAAAATACGGATCCATTATTTGTTAATGAAGCTACGGTGACTGCTTCGCGTGTTGAGTGTAATGATAATAATATCATAGTGGAAAAGTCGGATCCAGTTGTTGTTGAgtgtgttgatgatgatgaatttatagaagaagaagttgaggaatcAGTATGTGAGAGCTCGAATGATGAATTGTTGGCTCAGAATAAGGTGAGAAGAGCTGTGCAGGCGAATGAGGAGCAGGAATGTGCGTTTTCTGGTGAAGCTGTAACGGAGGCGGAAGCGAAGCAGCAATATCCTCATCGCTACCTTAACAAG GATAAGGTGAAATCAAATGGTGCAGCTATGAGCTTAAATTG TCAAGACGATTCCGACCAATTAATCCAGGCTAAGAGCCATTTTACCCAGGCATTGGTTGACAGTCAGCTTTATAAACTCGGGGATGATGCGTATGTAAAG GCTGCAGATGGTGAAGATGATTACATATGCAAGGTTGTTGAATTTTTTCAAGCTGTTGATGGTACGAAGTATTTTACTGCTCAATGGTTTTACAGAGCCAAGGATACT GTAATTAAAGCTCTTGACCAATTTATCGACAACAAGCGTGTATTCCTATCAGAAGTTAAGGATGACAACCCTCTTGATTGCCTTGTAAAGAAAATCAAGATTGTTCCTATATCCTCAAAT GTAAGCTTACAGTTGAAGGAAAGTTTGAGATCAGAATCTGACTATTACTATGACATGAAGTACCTGCTTTCATACTCATCATTTATTAGCTTACCAACAG ATGTTTCAAGTCCTGATAGTGAATCGGATTCTACCATATCAAGCGACAGTGATATTGCAGGGGTTAATGAACGGAAGCAAGAAAAGAAGCTCCTGGATCTCTATTCAGGTTGTGGAGGAATGTCCACTGGGCTGTGCTTGGGTGCTGACATTTGCGATGTTAAACTTGTCACG AAGTGGGCTGTTGACCTAAATCGATATGCTTGTGATAGCTTGAAAGTGAACCACCCGGAGACAGAG GTGAGGAATGAGGCTGCCTCAGATTTCTTATTGCTTTTGAAAGAGTGGGAGCAGCTTTGTGCATCCTGCTCCTTGTTGAAAAGCAATACCCCACCACACCCGTTGCTGAAAGTTGAGGATGAGGAGGACGACAATGATGGTGGAGATGAGGATGAGGGATCTGGTGATGAGGAAGAAGGTGAAATTTTTGAGGTGCAAGAGATTTTAGAAGTTTGCTATGGAGACCCAAAGGAAATAAAGAAGCCTGGCCTTTACTTTAAG GTACGTTGGAAGGGTTATGGCGCAGATGAAGACACATGGGAGCCAATAGAGGGCTTAGT TGGTTGCCAAAAGAAAATAAAGGAATTTGTGACCAAGGGTTTCAAGACAAGTGTTTTGCCATTGCCG GGGGAAGTAGACGTCGTATGTGGAGGCCCTCCTTGCCAGGGCATAAGTGGGTTTAATCGTTTTAGGGACAAGCAGAATCCATTACAAGATCCGAAAAATAAACAGCTTGAAGTATTCATGGGCATTGTGGAGTACTTGAGACCAAGGTTTGTGTTAATGGAAAATGTGGTGGACTTGGTCAGGTTTGCAGGAGGTTTCCTCGGACGGTATGCATTGAGCAGACTTGTGGGAATGAACTACCAAGCACGGATGGGAATGATGGTAGCTGGGGTGTATGGACTTCCACAATTTCGTATGCGTGTCTTCATGTGGGGTGCTCTTCATTCGGAG AAATTACCACAATATCCGTTGCCCACACATAATGTTGTTGCGAGGGGTCTCACTCCCACAGAATTTGAG TTAAATGCAGTAGCATATGAAGAGGGCATGAAGGTCAAGCTAAAGAAAGAACTTTTTCTTGAGGATGCACTTTCAGATCTTCCTCCT GTGGAAAATAACGAGTCAAGGGATGAAATGCCATATACTGATGAACCCAAATCTGACTTCCAGCGTTTCATTAGATCAAGGAGGGATG GTACATTGGGTACTGCTTTGTATGATCATCGGCCTCTACAGTTAAATGAAGATGATTATCAGCGTGTATGTCAAATTCCCAAGCGAAAG GGTGCGAACTTCAGGGACTTGCCTGGGGTTCGTGTTCGTGCTGTTAATATTGTTGAATGGGATCCGAATGTGGAAAGAGTAAAACTTACTTCGGGAAAGCCTTTG GTCCCGGACTACGCGATGACCTTTGTTCGTGGTACTTCATCAAA GCCATTTGGTCGTTTATGGTGGGACGAAATTGTTTCAACTGTTGTTACAAGAGCACAGCCCCACAATCAG GCCGTATTACATCCATTGCAGGACAGAGTGCTTACTATCCGTGAAAATGCACGGCTGCAAGGTTTTCCTGATTACTACAAATTGACAGGACCAATAAAAGAAAG GTACATACAAGTAGGAAATGCAGTTGCAGTGCCAGTGGCCCGGGCTTTAGGGTATTCTTTAGCATTGGCATTGAAAGGATTATCTGTAGAGGAACCGTTACTGTCATTGCCAGCTAATTTTCCATGTCTAGAAGAACTGATATCCAATGAGGAGTCTTTAGATAAACTGTAA
- the LOC132626037 gene encoding DNA (cytosine-5)-methyltransferase CMT3-like isoform X2, with amino-acid sequence MSLNCQDDSDQLIQAKSHFTQALVDSQLYKLGDDAYVKAADGEDDYICKVVEFFQAVDGTKYFTAQWFYRAKDTVIKALDQFIDNKRVFLSEVKDDNPLDCLVKKIKIVPISSNVSLQLKESLRSESDYYYDMKYLLSYSSFISLPTDVSSPDSESDSTISSDSDIAGVNERKQEKKLLDLYSGCGGMSTGLCLGADICDVKLVTKWAVDLNRYACDSLKVNHPETEVRNEAASDFLLLLKEWEQLCASCSLLKSNTPPHPLLKVEDEEDDNDGGDEDEGSGDEEEGEIFEVQEILEVCYGDPKEIKKPGLYFKVRWKGYGADEDTWEPIEGLVGCQKKIKEFVTKGFKTSVLPLPGEVDVVCGGPPCQGISGFNRFRDKQNPLQDPKNKQLEVFMGIVEYLRPRFVLMENVVDLVRFAGGFLGRYALSRLVGMNYQARMGMMVAGVYGLPQFRMRVFMWGALHSEKLPQYPLPTHNVVARGLTPTEFELNAVAYEEGMKVKLKKELFLEDALSDLPPVENNESRDEMPYTDEPKSDFQRFIRSRRDGTLGTALYDHRPLQLNEDDYQRVCQIPKRKGANFRDLPGVRVRAVNIVEWDPNVERVKLTSGKPLVPDYAMTFVRGTSSKPFGRLWWDEIVSTVVTRAQPHNQAVLHPLQDRVLTIRENARLQGFPDYYKLTGPIKERYIQVGNAVAVPVARALGYSLALALKGLSVEEPLLSLPANFPCLEELISNEESLDKL; translated from the exons ATGAGCTTAAATTG TCAAGACGATTCCGACCAATTAATCCAGGCTAAGAGCCATTTTACCCAGGCATTGGTTGACAGTCAGCTTTATAAACTCGGGGATGATGCGTATGTAAAG GCTGCAGATGGTGAAGATGATTACATATGCAAGGTTGTTGAATTTTTTCAAGCTGTTGATGGTACGAAGTATTTTACTGCTCAATGGTTTTACAGAGCCAAGGATACT GTAATTAAAGCTCTTGACCAATTTATCGACAACAAGCGTGTATTCCTATCAGAAGTTAAGGATGACAACCCTCTTGATTGCCTTGTAAAGAAAATCAAGATTGTTCCTATATCCTCAAAT GTAAGCTTACAGTTGAAGGAAAGTTTGAGATCAGAATCTGACTATTACTATGACATGAAGTACCTGCTTTCATACTCATCATTTATTAGCTTACCAACAG ATGTTTCAAGTCCTGATAGTGAATCGGATTCTACCATATCAAGCGACAGTGATATTGCAGGGGTTAATGAACGGAAGCAAGAAAAGAAGCTCCTGGATCTCTATTCAGGTTGTGGAGGAATGTCCACTGGGCTGTGCTTGGGTGCTGACATTTGCGATGTTAAACTTGTCACG AAGTGGGCTGTTGACCTAAATCGATATGCTTGTGATAGCTTGAAAGTGAACCACCCGGAGACAGAG GTGAGGAATGAGGCTGCCTCAGATTTCTTATTGCTTTTGAAAGAGTGGGAGCAGCTTTGTGCATCCTGCTCCTTGTTGAAAAGCAATACCCCACCACACCCGTTGCTGAAAGTTGAGGATGAGGAGGACGACAATGATGGTGGAGATGAGGATGAGGGATCTGGTGATGAGGAAGAAGGTGAAATTTTTGAGGTGCAAGAGATTTTAGAAGTTTGCTATGGAGACCCAAAGGAAATAAAGAAGCCTGGCCTTTACTTTAAG GTACGTTGGAAGGGTTATGGCGCAGATGAAGACACATGGGAGCCAATAGAGGGCTTAGT TGGTTGCCAAAAGAAAATAAAGGAATTTGTGACCAAGGGTTTCAAGACAAGTGTTTTGCCATTGCCG GGGGAAGTAGACGTCGTATGTGGAGGCCCTCCTTGCCAGGGCATAAGTGGGTTTAATCGTTTTAGGGACAAGCAGAATCCATTACAAGATCCGAAAAATAAACAGCTTGAAGTATTCATGGGCATTGTGGAGTACTTGAGACCAAGGTTTGTGTTAATGGAAAATGTGGTGGACTTGGTCAGGTTTGCAGGAGGTTTCCTCGGACGGTATGCATTGAGCAGACTTGTGGGAATGAACTACCAAGCACGGATGGGAATGATGGTAGCTGGGGTGTATGGACTTCCACAATTTCGTATGCGTGTCTTCATGTGGGGTGCTCTTCATTCGGAG AAATTACCACAATATCCGTTGCCCACACATAATGTTGTTGCGAGGGGTCTCACTCCCACAGAATTTGAG TTAAATGCAGTAGCATATGAAGAGGGCATGAAGGTCAAGCTAAAGAAAGAACTTTTTCTTGAGGATGCACTTTCAGATCTTCCTCCT GTGGAAAATAACGAGTCAAGGGATGAAATGCCATATACTGATGAACCCAAATCTGACTTCCAGCGTTTCATTAGATCAAGGAGGGATG GTACATTGGGTACTGCTTTGTATGATCATCGGCCTCTACAGTTAAATGAAGATGATTATCAGCGTGTATGTCAAATTCCCAAGCGAAAG GGTGCGAACTTCAGGGACTTGCCTGGGGTTCGTGTTCGTGCTGTTAATATTGTTGAATGGGATCCGAATGTGGAAAGAGTAAAACTTACTTCGGGAAAGCCTTTG GTCCCGGACTACGCGATGACCTTTGTTCGTGGTACTTCATCAAA GCCATTTGGTCGTTTATGGTGGGACGAAATTGTTTCAACTGTTGTTACAAGAGCACAGCCCCACAATCAG GCCGTATTACATCCATTGCAGGACAGAGTGCTTACTATCCGTGAAAATGCACGGCTGCAAGGTTTTCCTGATTACTACAAATTGACAGGACCAATAAAAGAAAG GTACATACAAGTAGGAAATGCAGTTGCAGTGCCAGTGGCCCGGGCTTTAGGGTATTCTTTAGCATTGGCATTGAAAGGATTATCTGTAGAGGAACCGTTACTGTCATTGCCAGCTAATTTTCCATGTCTAGAAGAACTGATATCCAATGAGGAGTCTTTAGATAAACTGTAA